cagtttggagtgcagtggcgcgatctcggctcactgcaacctctgcctcccaggttcaagcgattctcctgccttagcgtcctgagtagctgggattacaggtgtgtgctactgcgcccagctaatttttgtattttcagtagagatggggtttcaccatgttggccaggctggtctcgaaactcctgacctcaagtgatcctcctgcctcggcctcccaaagtgctgggattgcgggcGGGAGCCCGTGCTTCGCTCATTATCTAGTGTCTTTCTATCCCTTTGTCTATTcatccaatttttttaaatatggaattttTTTATGGAGGTGAAATTTACATTCAGTtaacccttttaaagtgtacaggtTGGTGGTATTTAGCgcattatttcaatctctttgatTATAGACATCCTAGTGGGTGGGAAGCAggacctcattgtggttttgatttgcatttccctgatgactaatgatgttgagtatctttttacgtgtttgttggccatttgcatatcatctttggagaaatgcgtaagttctttacccactttttaattggattgtttgcctTTCATCagtccaattttttaaaaaagtatgttctgttttttgttttatgtggcTGGGATCATAACACGTGCACATTTTATAGCTGGTACTTTTTGCTGAACATGTAAGATTAGCATTTTTCatgctaggtgcagtggctcacacccataatcccagcattttgggaggctgagtcaggaggatcacttgagcccaggagtttgagacaagcctgggcaatatagaaagaccctatctctaaaaaaaaaaaaaaaaaaaagtagtcccagctactcagggggctgaagtgggaggatcacttgaacccaggaggttgaggctttagtgagccatgatcaccctACTGCatctcagcctgggcgacagagaccctgtctcaaaaaagatgaGCATTTTCTGTGTGACTGGAGACTTTTGAAGAGTGGCTGGGCATTTTTTGAAATCCTGGGTCATGCTCCTTTTCCCTTGGGCTGTCTCGGGTTCCCAGGCCCTGCCTGGGCAGTGGGGTAGAAGCCAGTGCTGGGCAGGGCTGGCCACAGCTCAGGTccatcctctcttcctccctctccgtCCCACATGGACCTCCCGGCTCCCTGCAGAGGTCCCCAGCATGCAGGATGTGCACACCCCTGCCAGCAACCCCTGGATGCCGTTGGGCCCTCAGGAGTCCCCTGCCTCAGGTGAGAGCCTGGTCCCGTCCCCCACTCAGAGCCCTGTAGTTTTTGTGTCTGAGTGGATGGTACATGGGGGTGTGGGGGTCACAGTTGGGTGCAGCCATGGTGGAAGGGAGAATGGTCCAGGGGACGGAGGAAGGTGGGTCCAACGTGGacaggggtggaggggaggagcCAGGTGGACGCACTGTGTGTCTTTTGCTTCTTCTTTCTAGACTCCAGAGGCCAGTGGTGGGCAGCCCAGGAACACCCCTCAGCCAGGGGTGACCACAGGGGAGAACGAGGTGACCCCAGGGGCGACCAAGGCACCCACCTGTCAGCCCTGGGCCCCGCTCCCTCTCTGCAGCAGCCCCCATACCAGCAACCCCTGCGGTCGGGCTCAGGGCCCCACGACTGCAGACACAGTCCTCACGGGTGCTGCCCCGATGGCCACACGGCATCTCTCGGGCCTCAGTGGCAAGGCTGCCCTGGGGCCCCCTGTCAGCAGAGCAGGTGGGTGCTGGAGACAGGTCTTCCTCCTCCCCCGTCAAAGAGGGAAGGTGGGACCCCGTGGGTGGGCCAACATCTCTGATCAGAAGAGGGCTGGGGTGGGTGTGCAGAGCTCAGGAATAGGATGCCCAAGCTTTCCTCCCTGGGCTGCCCTGAGCATGAGATCTTGGGGACTTGGCTTCCTGTGGCTGAGTTTCTTGATGTGCCAAGTGGGGACACAAACCCCCACCTTACTGCAGAGTGTCAGCGTGTGGAAACACAGCCTGAGACTCCGAGAAGGCTCTGGGTGCGATTCTAGCTCTCAGATCTAACCAGGCTCAGGGAACTCACGGTAAAGGCTAGACGAGGGCCAACCAACTCCTCACAATCTTCCTAACAGCCCCGGCCACTCCCGCCTTATGGAATGGGTCCGAGTCATCCCACTCCTGCCAGGtgccctccctctgcccctcctcctTCTATGGCCTGCCCTGAACGCATCCCCAGTGTGCTGTCTCAGAGACCAGGTGCTTCTGGGCCCAGACTTTGTGGCCAGTAGCCTGGGGGCAGTTCCCAGCTCAGACACTCACCGGCTATGTGCTGGGTGACTTGGGCCacgtgacttaacctctctgattttGGGTTCCTCTTCTGAGAAATGGGAATGATGACAATCGTGATGGGGTTCCTGTGAGGGTGAAGTGCATCACagcatgcctggcacagagagggCGCCGGGCACCCTCCCTCCTTTCACCTTGCCTCGTGGCACCTGGTGGGTGGGTGTGGAGTAAATGGTGGGTTCCTTTGAACCCCCTCTTCTGCCCTGTCTCCCATCTGCTGCTGTTTTGTAACCCCCGCTGTGAACTGACATTTGGTCAGGCTCAGATGAACATCCCCCTTCTTTGTTTTGTGGGCTGTGCAACTGAGGCTCTGCCAGTTATGAGGGGTACAGCCACCATTTATTGTGTTACGGCTGCCCTCCCTGGTAGCTGCTAAGAGTCGGTGGATTTAGGCAGAGATTGCGGCACACAAAATGGCCTGCCCTGCACACGGGGACACGTCCTCTCCCCCCCAGGTCCCCACCCTGTCAGCCCCCACCATGGGGAGCCTCAGAGCCTGGGTCCTGGGATGCAGGGAGCGTGGGGGCAggctgggcagtgaggggctgtGTGATGTCTGCCTAGGTACGGGTGCTGCCCTGACAGGGTATCTGTCGCTGAGGGGCCCCATCACGCTGGCTGCACAAAGTCGTATGGTGGTGACAGCACCGGGGGCATGCCCAGGTCAAGGGCAGTGGCTTCTACAGTAAGTGTctggcctgggggaggggagcagggggcCAGCCCGTGAGCCTGCTCAGTGTCACTGTGACCCAGGATCTTTGCCGCTTTGGCCTCGGAGAAAGGAGGTCCCTGCAAATCTGCTGGCCTGGGTCATCCTCTGGAGGGCACCGGGCTTCAAAGATGGGCCTGGGGTGGATCAGGGGTTTCATCCAACATTCTCCTGGCCTCTGGTCTCCCCTGGGCTGGGGTTCTGGCCCCTCCTTCCTGCCATCCTCCCCGTGGCAGCCCAGAGTCCCCAACAATGGCCAGATCCACTGCCCACTTCCCAATCATGGGTTTCCTCCCCAGGTCCACAACACCCACCAGCCCCAGGCCCAGCAGAATGAGCCCAGTGAGTGCCGGGGCTCCCAGTTTGGCTGTTGCTATGACAACGTGGCCACTGCAGCCGGTCCTCTTGGGGAAGGCTGTGTGGGCCAGCCCAGCCATGGTGAGTGGACACCCCCTCTCCTCCTTCTCGATGGGTAGACTCTGCTCCCACCATgcctccagcccccacccaggACCAAAGACCTTCCTACCAGctcagttattcattcattcctaccACAAATGTTGATTGCCTGCTAGGTGCCAGGCCAGAGAGCAGTGCCAGAGTGTTCTCGCATCCAGCAGTTTGAACCTGTGGCCTTCTGGCTGCTTCTGGGaactggggagggtgggaggtggggatcCCAAGGGCCTGGGAGGCAGTCTCGTGCTTGGGAGTCAGCCCCTTCTGAGGCAGAGCCAGTGCAGGGCAGTTAGTGCCGGGATGGGCAGGGGTGCCCTGACCCTGCCTGGAATGTGGGTGGAGTAGCAGGAGCTGAGTGCTGGAGGGAGGGTAGGGGTCAGGGAGGTCTTTGAGGTTGCAGCCCTGGATGAATGAGTAGAGCTGCTGGGAACCATCACGAGGACCTCAAAAGCCGGGCTAGGGCTGTGGTCAGGGCTCGCAGGAGGCACCCATGGTCATGTCTAAATGTGGAGAGATGGGTCAGGCCATGCTGGCGAGGGCTGCTGGAATGGCAGGCTGGGTGCTGGAGGTGGGCTCAGTGGCCAGTCAGTGCAGCATCCTGGGGACAAGGGCATGCCCTTGCTGGGCATCTTCACACGCCCTGGGTGGCTCAGGTCTGTGTCCCTATCACAAGCTAAGCAGGCAGGGTCACCCTCTGGGCTCACTTTGCATGTGACTTCAGGTGGTCTGGTGGCAGGGAAGGCCAAAGGTCCAAGGGAGCCGGCCCAGGGAGCCCTGGCCCTGACCTCCCAGAGGCTCTAGCTCTGTGGGTGAAGGCTGCTGTGGCACCAGCCGGGGGCAGGTCTGCACAGTGGACAGACTCTGGTGGAAGCATCCTGGATCCCAGGGCCAGGTCAGGCCCCCAGACAGGGGTGTAGACATGCTTTATAAGTGGGGAAGGGCCTGCTTCCTGAGTCGGAGGCTGAGAGGATGGAGGGTGCAGCTTTAGTACTGGGCACCTCAGTGACTTATATCACACCCATGCCCTGCAGCCTACCCCGTGCGGTGCCTGCTGCCCAGTGCCCATGGCTCTTGCGCAGACTGGGCTGCCCGCTGGTACTTCGTTGCCTCTGTGGGCCAATGTAACCGCTTCTGGTATGGCGGCTGCCATGGCAATGCCAATAACTTTGCCTCGGAGCAAGAGTGCATGAGCAGCTGCCAGGGATCTCTCCATGGGCCCCGTCGTCCCCAGCCTGGGGCTTCTGGAAGGAGCACCCACACGGATGGTGGCGGCAGCAGTCCTGCAGGCGAGCAGGAACCCAGCCAGCACAGGACAGGGGCCGCGGTGCAGAGAAAGCCCTGGCCTTCTGGTGGTCTCTGGCGGCAAGACCAACAGCCTGGGCCAGGGGAGGCCCCCCACACCCAGGCCTTTGGAGAATGGCCATGGGGGCAGGAGCTTGGGTCCAGGGCCCCTGGACTGGGTGGAGATGCCGGATCACCAGCGCCACCCTTCCACAGCTCCTCCTACAGGTGAGGCCCACCTTCCCCAGGTGAGGGGGTTAGGACGCCCAGACAAGGAGCATGCCAGTTGGAGCTAAACCCCTGAAGTCAGCCggccctccctccccatccctaaCTTCTGTTTCTCCCGAGAGCCCTGCCTGGTGGGCCTTGTTGCCATCATTCTACAGATGGAGAAGCTGGGGCTTCAGAGACTTGAGGCTACTCTGATGTCTAATAGACATCTGTGCAGATGGTGGCTCCGGGGTTCTCCATCAGATCTCGCCAGTATACCCCGGGGCCTGTCTGGCTGGAAAAGTTTATTGGCTTCGTGACCTTTGGCAAGTCACCCaacttctccaagcctcagtttcttgacCTGTAAAATGGTGGCATTACCTTCTGCCCTGTATACCTCACAGGTGTGGGTTCTGGTCAAGATGACTCCTGGGACTGGATCATATTAATGAAGGATTTGGgaaggttaaaaacaaaattaaaagcgTTGTGTTCCACATGGGTCGAGCGTGTAGTTTAGCCCCCACATGAACCTGGTGTGTGCCGTCCCTCCCgacctctccccaccccttggGCTTTGCACCTACCTTGTTGCTGCTACAAGAACAGGTTGAGGCAGTGATGCTTGGGGGAGCCGGGGGCAGGTTGGGGAGGGTAGATTCCTGAATCCATGGGCTTCTGGGGCTCTGCCTCCCATAGGGACCCTCTAGCCCCAAAAGTGCCTGTGACAGGATGGGCCCCAAGCTGTCTGTCATGGAACACACTGCTTAGGGTGGTTCTGGTCCTGGCGCTCATGCCAGTCAGCAGATCTCACTTCCCACCTCTCCAGGATTAGCTTGGCAGGTGTGGAGCCCTCGTTGGTGCAGGCAGCCCTGGGGCAGTTGGTGCGGCTCTCCTGCTCAGACGACACTGCCCCGGAATCCCAGGCTGCCTGGCAGAAAGATGGCCAGCCCATCTCCTCTGACAGGTGGGTGAGAGTCCCCCCACCTCCTCTGACAGGTGTGACAGCCCCCCTACCTTCCCTGACAGGTGTGTGTGACAGCTCCCCCACCTCCTCTGATAGGTGTGACAGACCCCCTCCTCCTTTGACAGGTGTGTGTGACAGCCCCCCTACCCCCTCTGACAGGTGTGTGTGACGGCCCCCCGACCTCCTCTGACAGGTGTGTGTGACAGCCCCCCGACCTCCTCTGACAGGTTCACGTGACAGCTCCCTCCACCTCCGCTGACAGGTGTGTGTGACAGCCTCCCCTGAAGCATATTCCCCCAGCCTCACTTGGGGTGGGAGGGTGCTCTGTAGACTCTGGTCCCCTCTGGCACGAGCACCGAGGCGGAGGGAAGACTCACTGTTGCCCTTGGGAGCCCAGAGCTCATGTCCTCCCACACCACCCCACTCAGGCACAGGCTGCAGTTCGACGGATCCCTGATCATCCACCCCCTGCAGGCAGAGGACGCGGGCACCTACAGCTGTGGCAGCACCCGGCCAGGCCGCGACTCCCAGAAGATCCAACTTCGCATCATAggtctctgtccccaccccatccACCAGTGCGTTCTCAGGGGCCCGAGTGGGAAGGCCAGGATGGGGAGCCTGACCGAGGGCTGCCTCACGCTAGAGGGGCCCAGGGTGTCTCTCTGAGTCAATTCCTCCTGCTGGCAGGGACCACCCTGTGGCCCTCATTTCTCCGTAAGTCCCTGCTGGTCTCATGGCCCGCCCTTCCTTCCACTCCCTTTTCCTCACAGCTCACACCTTGTTTCTCCTGGCCTCATGACAGGGGGTGACATGGCCGTGCTGTCTGAGGCTGAGCTGAGCCGCTTCCCTCAGCCCAGGGACCCAGCTCAGGACTTTGGCCAAGCGGGGGCTGCTGGGCCCCTGGGGGCCATCCCCTCTTCACACCCACAGCCTGCAAACAGGTAAGAACTCAGCAATGCCATCTTGCCCTCCCCCACGCCAGGGCCAGGGCCGGGGGTCTCAGTGGATAAGGAGGGGAACGTCTGCTGTGACCAGGCCTTGCCAGCCCCTGCTCAGGGCTCTGGGAGGCCAGGCCTAGAAAAACAGGGCTCCCAGAGCTGGGCCTCTTGAGGAAGAAGCTTCTGGGAACGGTGCAGTTCTACAGGCTCAGGACTCAGGAACTGAGGAAGGGAAGGGCACACACAGCTAGAGGGCCTGAGCCGGCTTCTTTGAGGAGCGTCTTGAGCTGGCCTTGAGGAATGGTTCAGTTTACAGAGGGGGTGTGGAGGACCGGAGGGGGTGCCCAACTCAAAGACCTAGTGGCAAATGTGCAGGGTGGGGGGTGACAGATGGGGATCCTGGCTGGTGGGTGTGTCTGGCCAGCTGTGGTGGAGGGGCAGGGAGTGGTAGTGGCGGGGAGGCAGCTTTAGACTTCACCCCAGGTAGTTATTGACCATTTCCTAACCAGAACAAGGCAGGGGATTTTAGGAAGCTGAATCTGgctggagagggagaaggggccaCCAGGCTTGTGCAGAGGTGCCCATGGGAGTAGGCGGGGGCAACGGCAAGGGCCCCTCATGCTGTGGGCTGCTTGTTTGGCAGGCTGCGTTTGGACCAGAACCAGCCCCGGGTGGTGGATGCCAGTCCAGGCCAGCGGATCCGGATGACCTGCCGTGCCGAAGGCTTCCCGCCCCCAGCCATCGAGTGGCAGAGAGATGGGCAGCCTGTCTCTTCTCCCAGGTTTATTTgactcctctccccttcctcctatTCTGCCTCCAGCCCCACCTTATCCTATGGAGGCCACCGGGGAAGGGAGCTGCTAGCGCATGGTCATGGCCAGTCCTGAGCCGGACTCCAGGGCCTCTTGAGAGATGGAGCAGCTGGGCAAAGGGCTCCTTGGGTTGGCTAACATTTGAGTCTCTGGGCCTTTCCAGAATGTGGTTAGTGGACAGAAATAAGAGGCCAGCTAACAGAGGTGATGACggaagaagaaaatggagtcAGAACACATTCCCAGCTATAACCATAATGGCTACCCTTTACTGAGCAGGCACTGAGTATGAGGCTTGTGCTCTATCACGTGACCTGCAAAAAAGCCATATTGAGCAGGTGCTGTTTTCCCCCCATTTTACACACAGAAGCTTAACATCACACAGCTTATAAGCAGCAGAACCAGTATTTGAGCCCATTAAATGAGTATAGCAAAAACTAGAAACCCAAACCGAAATTTTGTATCAGAAAACTTGAAATGGTTTATACAGTTAAGCTTAAAAGCCAGACATTTtcggccagtcgcagtggctcacgcctgtaatcccagcactataggaggccgagacgggggtggatcacgaggtcaggagttcaagaccagcctgtccaagatgctgaaaccccatctctactaaaaatacaaaaatagccaggcgtggtggcacatgcctgtaatcccagctactcgggaggctgagggagaattgcttgaacctgggtggcagaggttgcagtgagctgagatcgcaccaccgaaAGCGCCAGCAGCTGCAGGTGTAAAGTCTGAGGCCAAATGGTCCTTCTGTCAGACCCCACCAAACACTAGGGGATGCTTAGCCTCTCACCAGGGACCTAGAAGACCTTGTGTTCCCTCCCTGACCCCATGCTCGAGGGACGGagctggaggagaggggaggctCCTTGGGCTGGAGCCAACTGGCTGTACTTGGTCCCCAGACACCAGCTGCAGCCTGATGGCTCCCTGGTCATTAGCCGAGTGGCTGTAGAAGATGGCGGCTTCTACACCTGTGTCGCTTTCAATGGGCAGGACCGAGACCAGCGATGGGTCCAGCTCAGAGTTCTGGGTAAAGTGGCAGTCCTGAGTGGCCTTTGAGGTCAGGTGGCATGGGTAGGGCAGGATCTTCATAGTGGCTGACAATGACTTGTCCTTGTGCCCAGGGGAGCTGACAATCTCAGGACTGCCCCCTACTGTGACAGTGCCAGAGGGTGATACGGCCAGGCTATTGTGTGTGGTAGCAGGAGAAAGTGTGAACATCAGGTGGTCCAGGTAAAGGCTCTATTCCAAGTTGTCCCTGTCCCCAGACCTTCACAACCTCAGGTGTGGGTGTCCACCTTTCTGCCAGGGATGTCACTGTCACCACTGCTTCCATTCCGGCTTCCAGGCCTGGTGCCAGGGGAGAGGGCTGCAGCACCCTCATCCCTACAGAGCAAAGCTCTGTAGGGCCACTGGCTCTCTGCTGGTTGGGCTACACTAAGGTTTCCTAACCTCAGCACTGCTGACAGTTTGGAGCTGGTAAGTTTTGGTTGCTGAGGGCTGTCCTGTGctttgcaggatgtttagcagcatccagggcatctacccactagatgccagggGCACCCTCCCCAAAGTCATGACAATAAAGAATGGCTCCAGACCcactgccaaatgtcccctggtggCAAAATCTCTCCTGGAGCTGTGAACCACTGGACTACACTCAGCTTTGGGGACTTTG
This genomic stretch from Homo sapiens chromosome 14, GRCh38.p14 Primary Assembly harbors:
- the PAPLN gene encoding papilin isoform X4, coding for MSCLDRRMAVPSGRDGGSSCVGPARSHRSCRTESCPDGARDFRAEQCAEFDGAEFQGRRYRWLPYYSAPNKCELNCIPKGENFYYKHREAVVDGTPCEPGKRDVCVDGSCRVVGCDHELDSSKQEDKCLRCGGDGTTCYPVAGTFDANDLSRGYNQILIVPMGATSILIDEAAASRNFLAVKNVRGEYYLNGHWTIEAARALPAASTILHYERGAEGDLAPERLHARGPTSEPLVIELISQEPNPGVHYEYHLPLRRPSPGFSWSHGSWSDCSAECGGGHQSRLVFCTIDHEAYPDHMCQRQPRPADRRSCNLHPCPETKRWKAGPWAPCSASCGGGSQSRSVYCISSDGAGIQEAVEEAECAGLPGKPPAIQACNLQRCAAWSPEPWGECSVSCGVGVRKRSVTCRGERGSLLHTAACSLEDRPPLTEPCVHEDCPLLSDQAWHVGTWGLCSKSCSSGTRRRQVICAIGPPSHCGSLQHSKPVDVEPCNTQPCHLPQEVPSMQDVHTPASNPWMPLGPQESPASDSRGQWWAAQEHPSARGDHRGERGDPRGDQGTHLSALGPAPSLQQPPYQQPLRSGSGPHDCRHSPHGCCPDGHTASLGPQWQGCPGAPCQQSRYGCCPDRVSVAEGPHHAGCTKSYGGDSTGGMPRSRAVASTVHNTHQPQAQQNEPSECRGSQFGCCYDNVATAAGPLGEGCVGQPSHAYPVRCLLPSAHGSCADWAARWYFVASVGQCNRFWYGGCHGNANNFASEQECMSSCQGSLHGPRRPQPGASGRSTHTDGGGSSPAGEQEPSQHRTGAAVQRKPWPSGGLWRQDQQPGPGEAPHTQAFGEWPWGQELGSRAPGLGGDAGSPAPPFHSSSYRISLAGVEPSLVQAALGQLVRLSCSDDTAPESQAAWQKDGQPISSDRHRLQFDGSLIIHPLQAEDAGTYSCGSTRPGRDSQKIQLRIIGGDMAVLSEAELSRFPQPRDPAQDFGQAGAAGPLGAIPSSHPQPANRLRLDQNQPRVVDASPGQRIRMTCRAEGFPPPAIEWQRDGQPVSSPRHQLQPDGSLVISRVAVEDGGFYTCVAFNGQDRDQRWVQLRVLGELTISGLPPTVTVPEGDTARLLCVVAGESVNIRWSRNGLPVQADGHRVHQSPDGTLLIYNLRARDEGSYTCSAYQGSQAVSRSTEVKVVSPAPTAQPRDPGRDCVDQPELANCDLILQAQLCGNEYYSSFCCASCSRFQPHAQPIWQ
- the PAPLN gene encoding papilin isoform X11 — translated: MQDVHTPASNPWMPLGPQESPASDSRGQWWAAQEHPSARGDHRGERGDPRGDQGTHLSALGPAPSLQQPPYQQPLRSGSGPHDCRHSPHGCCPDGHTASLGPQWQGCPGAPCQQSRYGCCPDRVSVAEGPHHAGCTKSYGGDSTGGMPRSRAVASTVHNTHQPQAQQNEPSECRGSQFGCCYDNVATAAGPLGEGCVGQPSHAYPVRCLLPSAHGSCADWAARWYFVASVGQCNRFWYGGCHGNANNFASEQECMSSCQGSLHGPRRPQPGASGRSTHTDGGGSSPAGEQEPSQHRTGAAVQRKPWPSGGLWRQDQQPGPGEAPHTQAFGEWPWGQELGSRAPGLGGDAGSPAPPFHSSSYRISLAGVEPSLVQAALGQLVRLSCSDDTAPESQAAWQKDGQPISSDRHRLQFDGSLIIHPLQAEDAGTYSCGSTRPGRDSQKIQLRIIGGDMAVLSEAELSRFPQPRDPAQDFGQAGAAGPLGAIPSSHPQPANRLRLDQNQPRVVDASPGQRIRMTCRAEGFPPPAIEWQRDGQPVSSPRHQLQPDGSLVISRVAVEDGGFYTCVAFNGQDRDQRWVQLRVLGELTISGLPPTVTVPEGDTARLLCVVAGESVNIRWSRNGLPVQADGHRVHQSPDGTLLIYNLRARDEGSYTCSAYQGSQAVSRSTEVKVVSPAPTAQPRDPGRDCVDQPELANCDLILQAQLCGNEYYSSFCCASCSRFQPHAQPIWQ